A single window of Caldicellulosiruptor bescii DSM 6725 DNA harbors:
- a CDS encoding alpha-glucosidase/alpha-galactosidase — translation MLNTTSEQQKQINIAYIGGGSRGWAWRLMTDLALEKDLSGTVRLYDIDFEAAKTNEVIGNKLSNKPEVVGKWQYVAVKSLDEALYGADFVIISILPGTFEEMYSDVHAPEKYGIYQSVGDTTGPGGLIRGLRTVPMYVEFAEAIKRNCPDAWVINYTNPMAICLKALYEVFPKIKAFGCCHEVFGTQKLLTEVVKEFLGEEREISRREIKVNVLGINHFTWFDKASYKTHDLFPLYKEFVNKYYEEGFEKTKGLWEKDYFASANRVKFDLFKRFGLIAAAGDRHLAEFVPYIYLTDKETVYKWKFNLTPVEWRIKHREELIKLSKEYASDQKEVPLNPSGEEGVMQMKAILGLDTLVTNVNLPNMGQIPNLPIGAIVETNAVFTHDDVRPVYAGKLPSDLASIMIRHISNQELIVKAALEKDLNLAKRAFLNDPAVERLPQSKAEQLFDEMINNTKKYLAYLGL, via the coding sequence ATATTGAATACCACATCAGAACAACAGAAACAAATCAATATAGCATACATTGGTGGGGGCTCACGCGGCTGGGCTTGGAGGTTGATGACTGATTTAGCTTTAGAGAAGGATTTGAGTGGTACGGTGAGACTTTACGACATTGATTTTGAAGCTGCTAAGACAAATGAAGTGATAGGCAATAAGCTTTCAAACAAGCCTGAGGTAGTAGGGAAATGGCAATATGTTGCTGTAAAAAGTTTGGATGAAGCATTATATGGTGCAGATTTTGTTATCATTTCAATTTTGCCTGGGACATTTGAAGAGATGTATTCGGATGTCCATGCTCCTGAGAAATATGGTATATACCAGTCTGTAGGTGACACAACAGGACCAGGTGGTCTTATCAGAGGACTTAGGACTGTTCCTATGTATGTTGAATTTGCAGAAGCTATAAAGAGAAATTGTCCAGATGCTTGGGTTATTAATTACACAAATCCAATGGCTATATGCTTAAAAGCTCTATATGAGGTATTTCCTAAAATAAAAGCTTTTGGCTGCTGTCATGAAGTTTTTGGTACACAGAAGCTTTTGACAGAGGTTGTAAAAGAATTTTTGGGAGAAGAAAGAGAAATCTCAAGAAGAGAAATTAAGGTGAATGTTCTTGGTATAAATCATTTTACGTGGTTTGACAAAGCATCATACAAAACTCATGATTTATTCCCTCTTTACAAAGAATTTGTGAACAAGTACTATGAAGAAGGTTTTGAAAAAACAAAAGGATTGTGGGAAAAAGATTATTTTGCTTCTGCAAATAGAGTAAAGTTTGACTTATTTAAACGCTTTGGACTTATCGCTGCAGCAGGTGATAGACACTTGGCTGAATTTGTTCCTTACATTTATCTTACAGACAAAGAGACAGTTTATAAATGGAAATTTAACTTGACGCCTGTGGAATGGAGAATTAAGCACAGAGAAGAGTTGATTAAACTTAGCAAAGAATACGCATCAGACCAAAAAGAAGTTCCATTGAATCCTTCAGGTGAAGAAGGAGTTATGCAAATGAAAGCTATTTTAGGTTTAGATACGCTGGTGACAAACGTGAATTTGCCAAATATGGGTCAAATACCAAACCTTCCAATAGGAGCTATAGTTGAGACGAATGCAGTATTTACTCATGATGATGTCAGACCTGTTTATGCAGGAAAGCTGCCTTCAGATTTGGCAAGTATAATGATTAGGCACATCAGCAATCAGGAACTTATAGTTAAAGCAGCTTTAGAAAAGGATTTGAACCTTGCAAAAAGAGCATTCTTAAATGACCCTGCAGTTGAAAGACTACCGCAGAGCAAAGCTGAGCAGCTTTTTGATGAGATGATAAATAACACTAAAAAGTATTTGGCATATTTAGGCTTGTAA
- a CDS encoding ABC transporter substrate-binding protein produces the protein MKGKKIFAIFLTITFLVSIVTLGFSFGKAATSKKLITITTHTTSSQPPAVTDLYKKKLREKFGIDLKTIYIPQSDYVTKMSLLFASNMAPDWIRALRPEYNLNEWIAAGYLIGFTTDEIKKKWPNYLKIWTKEEWDYLYKIVRYSDGKVYSFHGRRIAPVDMAFLYRKEIFDRYNLKFPTTVDEFYKTCIFLRQKTGKVVYLHANAVSGNLSLWAFTGIFLMYGLPELAPRQISYVDPLTKKFVPFAFNQNNYRQALILINKLYKAGCIWKEYATATRDQLDKFRTQGQGIIMWAYPANIGTYNNLYRNTDKDTNWVWSKDTPTAYPGKAYFFKRNPLHFADGHGFNSSISKEKLDRLLQYLNWALSEEGQIFHTYGEYGVTYKKEGNKYVYMDHIQTPTNPSGKYSLQDYGFPFAAPNGFMVAYPQAVETYAPIYAELAKTFMNRPKYYYIREEPMMYTKEEMAERAELESNIMAVVDEYCMKFVTGQLDPSNNKDWQQYLNVLNKVGLQRLITIRINAYNRAKK, from the coding sequence ATGAAAGGTAAAAAAATATTTGCGATTTTTCTGACAATTACTTTTTTAGTATCTATTGTAACTCTGGGATTTTCATTTGGAAAAGCAGCTACATCTAAAAAGCTAATTACAATTACTACTCATACAACTTCGAGCCAACCACCAGCAGTTACAGATTTGTATAAAAAGAAATTGAGAGAAAAATTTGGCATTGATTTAAAAACAATATATATTCCTCAAAGTGACTATGTTACAAAAATGTCTTTGCTTTTTGCAAGTAATATGGCACCAGACTGGATACGTGCTTTAAGGCCTGAGTATAATTTAAATGAATGGATTGCAGCAGGATATTTGATTGGTTTTACCACGGATGAAATAAAAAAGAAATGGCCTAATTACCTAAAAATATGGACAAAGGAAGAATGGGATTACCTCTATAAAATAGTACGTTACAGTGATGGCAAGGTTTATTCTTTCCATGGTAGGCGCATAGCACCAGTGGATATGGCTTTCTTGTACAGAAAAGAGATATTTGATAGATATAATTTAAAGTTTCCAACCACAGTTGATGAGTTTTATAAAACATGTATATTCTTAAGACAGAAAACAGGTAAAGTTGTTTATCTGCACGCAAATGCAGTTTCTGGTAATTTAAGTCTTTGGGCTTTTACTGGGATATTCTTAATGTATGGTTTGCCTGAACTTGCACCAAGACAGATTTCTTATGTAGACCCACTTACCAAGAAATTTGTACCTTTTGCGTTCAATCAAAATAATTACCGTCAAGCTTTAATTTTAATAAATAAACTTTATAAAGCAGGTTGTATATGGAAGGAATATGCAACAGCAACTCGTGATCAGTTAGATAAGTTCAGAACCCAAGGGCAAGGAATAATTATGTGGGCATATCCTGCAAATATAGGAACTTACAACAATCTGTATAGAAATACAGATAAGGATACAAACTGGGTATGGTCTAAGGATACACCAACAGCATATCCTGGAAAAGCGTACTTTTTCAAGAGAAATCCTTTGCACTTTGCAGATGGTCATGGGTTTAATTCAAGCATCAGCAAAGAAAAGTTAGATAGACTTCTCCAATATTTGAACTGGGCTCTTAGTGAAGAAGGTCAGATATTCCATACTTATGGTGAATATGGTGTTACTTATAAAAAGGAAGGAAACAAATACGTATATATGGACCATATTCAAACTCCAACCAATCCATCGGGTAAATATAGCTTACAAGACTATGGATTTCCATTTGCAGCACCGAACGGGTTTATGGTGGCATATCCTCAGGCTGTAGAAACATATGCTCCTATATATGCAGAACTTGCAAAAACGTTTATGAATAGGCCAAAGTATTACTACATCAGGGAAGAACCTATGATGTATACAAAAGAAGAAATGGCAGAAAGAGCTGAGTTAGAATCAAATATTATGGCAGTTGTGGATGAATATTGCATGAAGTTTGTAACAGGTCAGTTAGACCCAAGTAATAACAAAGATTGGCAACAATATCTGAATGTTCTCAATAAAGTTGGTCTACAACGCTTGATAACAATTAGGATAAATGCATACAATAGAGCTAAGAAGTAA
- a CDS encoding carbohydrate ABC transporter permease: MVKDNSLSTKILTLIVHITMIFVLIVTLYPVLNVFASSLGSADANNRGIVTIFPIGFTLDSYKMIFTAGAVPRAFKNSVIYTVVGTLINLILTTSFAYPLSRKSLPLKSFYTWLVIITMYFSGGLIPLFILVKNLGLYDTMWALILPGAINTTNLIIMRTFFQNIPHELEESAYLDGANEFIIFTRIVLPLSKAALATVGLYYAVGHWNSWFNAMIFLSDQKKFPLQLVLRDIIMLAQTLQQAAEAGDLSARQELGLINAKGVKYATLFVSMIPMLAVYPFVQKYFVKGVMIGSLKD; encoded by the coding sequence ATGGTGAAAGATAATTCGCTATCAACCAAAATTTTGACGTTAATTGTCCATATTACTATGATATTTGTGTTAATCGTAACTTTATATCCTGTGCTAAATGTGTTTGCTTCATCTTTAGGTAGTGCAGATGCAAACAACAGAGGAATAGTTACTATTTTTCCAATTGGTTTTACGTTAGATTCATACAAGATGATATTTACAGCGGGGGCAGTACCTCGAGCATTTAAAAACTCAGTTATTTATACTGTTGTAGGGACTTTGATAAATCTTATTTTGACTACTTCATTTGCTTATCCACTATCAAGAAAAAGTTTGCCGCTGAAGTCCTTTTATACTTGGCTTGTTATCATAACTATGTATTTTTCAGGTGGCTTAATTCCCCTTTTTATATTAGTAAAAAATTTAGGATTATATGACACAATGTGGGCATTGATATTGCCTGGAGCAATTAACACAACAAACCTTATCATAATGCGAACATTTTTCCAAAATATTCCACATGAATTAGAAGAGTCTGCTTATCTTGATGGAGCAAATGAATTTATTATTTTTACAAGGATAGTCTTACCACTTTCAAAAGCAGCACTTGCAACTGTAGGTCTTTATTATGCTGTGGGGCATTGGAATTCTTGGTTTAATGCAATGATATTTTTAAGTGACCAAAAAAAATTTCCTTTGCAGCTTGTTTTAAGAGATATTATAATGCTTGCACAGACACTTCAGCAAGCAGCTGAAGCAGGTGATTTGAGTGCAAGGCAAGAGTTGGGTTTGATCAACGCAAAGGGGGTGAAATATGCAACACTTTTTGTTTCAATGATTCCAATGTTGGCTGTTTATCCATTTGTACAGAAATATTTTGTTAAAGGTGTTATGATAGGTTCATTAAAAGATTAA
- a CDS encoding ABC transporter permease, translating into MEVTFSKKETFQTRFKTFWKSMKKTKYLHLLALPGVLYYIIFHYIPMYGVIIAFKDYNFRKGILGSEWIGLKHFIRFFENPFFWRLIRNTVLINVYQIIFVFPLPILFALFLNELRDGFYKRFVQTVSYLPHFISLPAIIGMMVMFLSPTDGVVNMILQKMGLPTIYFMADPRWFRPLYIISDIWQHLGWGAIIYIAALSNVNPELYEGAVIDGATRVQMMRYISIPSIMPTIVIMLLLRIGHIMSLGAEKVLLMQSPLNYETSDVISTYVYRRGLVYGEYSYTTAIGFFNSLINLTILIIANKITKRVTETGLF; encoded by the coding sequence GTGGAAGTTACATTCTCAAAAAAAGAAACTTTTCAGACTCGCTTTAAAACTTTTTGGAAATCAATGAAAAAGACTAAGTATCTTCATCTATTGGCTTTACCAGGTGTTCTTTATTACATAATTTTTCATTATATTCCGATGTATGGAGTAATTATTGCATTTAAAGATTATAACTTTAGAAAAGGTATTTTGGGTAGTGAATGGATAGGGTTAAAACATTTTATAAGATTTTTCGAAAATCCGTTCTTTTGGAGATTAATAAGAAATACAGTTCTCATTAATGTTTATCAAATAATATTTGTATTTCCTCTGCCAATATTATTTGCTCTTTTTCTAAACGAACTTCGCGACGGCTTTTATAAGAGATTTGTCCAAACAGTTAGCTATTTACCTCACTTTATTTCTCTTCCTGCAATAATCGGTATGATGGTAATGTTTTTATCACCAACTGATGGTGTTGTAAATATGATACTTCAGAAGATGGGGCTGCCAACAATATATTTTATGGCTGACCCAAGATGGTTTAGACCTCTTTATATTATAAGCGATATATGGCAACATTTGGGATGGGGAGCAATAATTTATATAGCAGCGCTTAGTAATGTAAATCCGGAACTTTATGAGGGCGCTGTAATAGATGGAGCAACAAGAGTACAAATGATGAGGTATATCTCAATACCATCAATAATGCCTACCATTGTTATTATGCTTCTTTTGAGAATTGGTCACATTATGTCGCTGGGTGCAGAAAAGGTTTTACTTATGCAAAGTCCTCTTAATTATGAAACCTCAGATGTTATAAGTACATATGTCTACAGAAGGGGTCTTGTATATGGTGAGTATAGCTATACAACTGCAATAGGATTTTTTAACTCATTGATAAATCTCACAATTCTCATTATAGCAAATAAGATTACAAAAAGAGTTACAGAAACAGGACTCTTTTAG
- a CDS encoding type 2 periplasmic-binding domain-containing protein yields MFGKKNLKVLRFLIIFVVFVLVVGSLAINPKESLAATKPTITYFVQMDAKVAVSYDNYSKIAAYQLLMKKLNVNIQFIHPPMGGTAAQDQLNLMIASKKLPDIIYWNWVDSYPGGPVKALQDKVIIRLNEYVDKYAPNFKSYLSKHPDVKKMIVTDDGDLYCFPYLREDPEIQGTFYGPIVRKDWLNKLKINPPETVDEWYKMLKAFKVNDLNGNGKNDERPFSISLGGATSPRRAFDYCSFLVGAWGIKTDFFVENNKIQYGPLKPQYTDFIKTLQKWWKEGLIDPDVLTMNRDIIRANIQNDLIGSFLGLIGGDLAFFVNLKKDLMGVKYPVLKKGQKPEFSHREPQFAKSGAAITTSCKNIPLAMKVLDWGWSKEGFMALNFGVLGKSYVIKDGRPVYTDEVMNNPQLDRPSALARYACASFGGPFIQAKENALQIGLGLPQQKEASENWRYASNKKLLPILSFTSDEAKKLADIMNVINTYYDEMFVRLMTGKLNDVEQLRKGLKRMRIDEAIKIYQQAYNRYINRK; encoded by the coding sequence ATGTTTGGTAAAAAGAATTTAAAAGTCTTGAGGTTCTTAATTATTTTTGTAGTGTTTGTCCTTGTGGTTGGTTCGTTAGCAATAAATCCTAAAGAGAGCTTGGCAGCTACAAAACCCACTATCACATATTTTGTCCAGATGGATGCAAAAGTTGCAGTTTCGTATGATAACTATAGTAAGATTGCGGCATATCAACTTCTTATGAAAAAGCTAAATGTGAATATTCAATTTATCCATCCTCCAATGGGAGGTACTGCTGCCCAAGACCAGCTGAATTTAATGATTGCATCCAAAAAACTTCCTGATATCATTTATTGGAATTGGGTGGATAGTTATCCAGGCGGTCCTGTAAAAGCTTTACAAGACAAGGTAATTATAAGACTTAATGAATATGTGGACAAATATGCTCCAAATTTTAAATCATATTTGTCAAAACATCCTGATGTGAAAAAGATGATAGTGACAGACGATGGTGATTTGTATTGTTTTCCCTATTTAAGAGAGGACCCTGAGATTCAAGGTACTTTTTATGGACCAATTGTAAGAAAAGATTGGTTGAACAAATTAAAAATTAATCCACCTGAAACTGTGGATGAATGGTACAAGATGTTAAAAGCTTTTAAAGTTAACGACCTCAATGGGAATGGTAAAAATGATGAAAGGCCGTTTTCTATTAGTTTAGGCGGTGCAACAAGTCCAAGACGAGCTTTTGATTATTGCAGCTTTTTAGTAGGTGCGTGGGGTATCAAAACTGATTTCTTTGTCGAGAATAATAAGATTCAATACGGTCCTTTAAAGCCTCAATATACAGATTTTATAAAGACACTTCAAAAGTGGTGGAAGGAAGGGTTAATTGACCCAGATGTACTTACTATGAACAGAGATATAATCAGAGCAAATATTCAGAACGATTTAATAGGTTCATTTTTAGGTTTAATTGGTGGAGACTTAGCTTTCTTTGTAAATCTAAAGAAAGATTTAATGGGTGTTAAGTATCCTGTTCTTAAGAAAGGGCAAAAACCAGAGTTTAGCCATCGTGAACCCCAGTTTGCAAAAAGTGGAGCTGCTATTACCACGTCCTGTAAAAATATTCCGCTTGCAATGAAGGTTCTTGATTGGGGATGGAGTAAGGAAGGATTTATGGCACTCAATTTTGGCGTGTTAGGAAAAAGTTATGTTATAAAAGATGGACGTCCGGTGTACACTGATGAGGTTATGAACAACCCACAGCTTGATAGGCCTTCTGCACTTGCAAGATATGCATGTGCTTCGTTTGGGGGGCCATTTATTCAGGCAAAAGAAAATGCTCTTCAGATAGGCTTAGGGCTCCCACAACAAAAAGAAGCAAGTGAGAACTGGAGATATGCATCTAACAAAAAACTTTTGCCTATTCTTTCATTTACATCTGATGAAGCAAAGAAACTGGCAGATATTATGAATGTTATTAATACTTATTATGATGAGATGTTTGTAAGACTTATGACAGGTAAACTCAACGATGTTGAACAGCTGAGAAAAGGATTGAAAAGAATGAGGATAGACGAAGCAATAAAGATATATCAGCAAGCTTACAACCGTTACATCAACAGAAAGTAA
- a CDS encoding helix-turn-helix domain-containing protein, translated as MLGRTCSSLFDVQYAFLDAKELLENISLKYEEIENNIICADEWQKSDVIYYPLEIEEKIISLTLAGRVGEIKSILDMLFEKNFRENNLSKNLKIIFLNELLATFIKVLNRCDSSIASTLELKQLFVTKEKQDLEAVFEEIAKKFFEISKIMDQNKKSHNEKLLEKILDFIHSNLYNSQMSISFVASQFDLSNSYFSFFFKEQTGMKFSDYIEKLRIEKACELLRKGKYNIDEVAKMVGYTNAHTFRRAFKKVIGILPSEFCERLREV; from the coding sequence GTGTTAGGACGCACATGTAGCAGTCTATTTGATGTTCAATATGCATTTTTAGATGCTAAAGAATTATTAGAAAATATTTCACTGAAGTATGAAGAGATAGAAAACAATATAATCTGTGCTGATGAGTGGCAAAAATCAGATGTAATATACTATCCGTTAGAAATAGAAGAAAAAATTATTTCACTTACTCTTGCAGGGCGTGTCGGTGAGATAAAATCTATACTTGATATGCTTTTTGAGAAAAACTTTAGAGAAAATAATCTCAGTAAAAATCTGAAGATTATTTTTCTAAATGAGCTTTTGGCTACATTCATTAAAGTACTCAACAGGTGTGATAGTTCGATTGCTTCGACTTTGGAACTAAAACAGCTATTTGTTACAAAAGAAAAACAAGACTTAGAAGCAGTTTTTGAAGAGATTGCTAAAAAGTTTTTTGAAATTTCTAAAATAATGGACCAGAATAAAAAAAGTCACAATGAAAAGCTGTTAGAAAAAATATTAGATTTTATACATTCAAATTTATATAACTCTCAGATGAGTATATCTTTTGTGGCTTCACAATTTGACCTTTCGAACTCTTATTTTTCATTCTTTTTCAAAGAACAGACAGGTATGAAGTTTAGCGATTACATCGAAAAACTGCGAATTGAAAAGGCCTGTGAACTTTTAAGAAAGGGTAAATATAACATTGATGAGGTTGCAAAAATGGTAGGATACACTAATGCACATACATTCAGAAGAGCTTTCAAAAAAGTAATAGGAATCTTGCCGAGTGAGTTTTGTGAAAGACTAAGAGAAGTTTAA
- a CDS encoding FMN-binding glutamate synthase family protein produces the protein MNLRRPNANEATGTFNRSKDVVPMSGICTRCVDGCQGNCEIFLASFRGREVLYPGPFGEVTAGADKNYPVDYSHLNIQGYAVGAKGLPEGVEPNPDTAIFPNVDTTTEYGWEKKVKMKVPIFTGALGSTEIARKNWEHFAVGAAISGITLVCGENVCGVDPELELTSDGKVKKSPEMDRRINTYKRFHEGWGEILVQMNVEDTRLGVAEYVIEKHGLDTIELKWGQGAKCIGGEIKVKSLERALELKKRGYVVLPDPTQKDVQEAFKRGAIREFERHSRLGFVEKESFLKEIERLRRLGFKRITLKTGAYSAVELAMALRFGAEAKLDLITIDGAPGGTGMSPWPMMNEWGIPTFYLEALAYQFAEKLAKKGFRVPDLAIAGGFSTEDGVFKAIAMGAPYVKAVCMGRALMIPGMVGKNIEKWLKEGNLPKTVSKYGSTPEEIFITYEELREKYGDEIKNIPLGAIGIYTFVQKFKTGLQQLMAGSRNFRISTISRKDLIALTEDAAKISGIPYVMDAYREEAERILEE, from the coding sequence ATGAATCTAAGAAGGCCAAATGCAAATGAAGCAACAGGTACGTTTAACCGCTCAAAAGATGTTGTGCCAATGTCAGGAATTTGTACAAGATGCGTGGATGGGTGTCAGGGAAACTGTGAAATCTTTTTGGCCTCTTTTAGAGGAAGAGAGGTTTTATACCCGGGACCTTTTGGAGAAGTGACTGCTGGTGCAGACAAAAATTATCCTGTTGATTATTCGCATCTCAATATTCAGGGATATGCTGTTGGAGCAAAAGGGCTTCCTGAAGGAGTTGAACCTAATCCAGATACAGCTATTTTCCCTAATGTTGATACGACAACTGAATATGGTTGGGAAAAGAAAGTTAAAATGAAGGTTCCTATATTCACTGGAGCTCTTGGTTCTACAGAAATTGCACGCAAGAATTGGGAACATTTTGCTGTAGGTGCTGCAATTTCAGGTATCACACTTGTTTGCGGAGAAAATGTTTGTGGAGTTGACCCTGAACTTGAACTCACATCAGATGGAAAAGTTAAAAAGTCCCCTGAAATGGATAGAAGGATAAATACTTATAAAAGATTTCATGAGGGCTGGGGCGAAATATTAGTTCAAATGAACGTTGAAGATACTCGCCTTGGTGTTGCAGAATATGTTATTGAAAAACACGGGCTTGATACAATTGAGCTCAAGTGGGGTCAGGGTGCAAAGTGTATAGGCGGTGAGATAAAGGTAAAGAGCTTAGAAAGAGCTTTAGAACTCAAAAAGAGAGGATACGTTGTTTTGCCCGACCCAACTCAAAAAGATGTTCAGGAAGCATTTAAAAGAGGTGCTATAAGAGAATTTGAAAGACATTCCAGACTTGGATTTGTTGAAAAAGAAAGCTTTTTGAAAGAGATTGAACGGCTCAGAAGACTTGGATTTAAGAGAATAACACTCAAAACAGGAGCATATTCAGCTGTTGAACTTGCAATGGCACTAAGGTTTGGTGCTGAGGCAAAACTTGATTTAATAACAATTGATGGTGCACCAGGTGGCACAGGCATGAGCCCGTGGCCAATGATGAATGAATGGGGTATCCCAACATTCTATTTGGAAGCTCTGGCATATCAGTTTGCTGAAAAGCTTGCAAAGAAAGGTTTTAGGGTTCCAGACCTTGCAATCGCAGGTGGTTTTTCAACAGAAGATGGTGTGTTCAAAGCAATTGCAATGGGTGCACCATATGTAAAAGCTGTTTGTATGGGAAGAGCTTTGATGATACCAGGTATGGTGGGCAAGAATATTGAAAAGTGGTTAAAAGAAGGTAATCTACCAAAAACAGTATCCAAGTATGGTTCAACACCCGAAGAAATATTCATAACATATGAAGAGCTGCGTGAAAAGTATGGTGATGAGATAAAGAATATACCTCTTGGTGCAATTGGTATCTATACATTTGTTCAAAAGTTCAAAACAGGTTTGCAGCAACTTATGGCAGGGTCAAGAAACTTCAGAATTTCTACAATCTCAAGAAAAGACCTCATCGCTCTTACCGAAGATGCTGCTAAAATATCAGGCATTCCGTATGTGATGGATGCATACAGGGAAGAGGCAGAAAGGATACTTGAAGAATAA
- a CDS encoding phenylacetate--CoA ligase family protein, with protein sequence MDFIGLLIRNVFFSLMEIFKGNTIRKKLRILSQNSRDSQEKIEDVQREELKKLLLYCIEHVPAYKRYDYLKKEIESCPEKALKEFPILEKKEFSENRDFFLSEKADLSKCILNRTGGSTGEPVKFYMDRETVEWYEAARYLGLSWWGINIGDRCLMLWASRNDIGSVRNLKSRIKERILKNRLIISSWDINEKTVNEIAKRIKRFKPLYIYAYPSAVYKLAYLLKENGIDLNLKLKGVVTTAENLYEYQRDLIQEVFKCPVINEYGARDGGIIAYECPKGKMHLMTLTGFYEFVDIEGLENEKRKSILVTDLHNYVMPRLRYRLGDVITLDDEDCTCGVGFPTIKEIDGRIDEIFVTKNGDVYDSHFFNILAREMEGVLQYQLVQHDLDNMTLKIVKGNGFSEREVEKFIKNIKGKFGDISIKVDYVNEIECGPSGKVRYIVREYKIPAKKVLI encoded by the coding sequence ATGGATTTTATTGGATTGCTTATAAGAAACGTATTTTTCTCTTTAATGGAAATTTTTAAAGGAAACACAATAAGAAAGAAACTAAGAATTTTGTCACAAAATAGCAGAGATTCTCAAGAAAAAATTGAAGATGTTCAAAGAGAAGAGCTCAAAAAGCTGTTGTTGTATTGTATTGAACATGTCCCAGCATATAAAAGGTACGACTATCTCAAAAAAGAGATAGAATCTTGTCCGGAAAAGGCTTTAAAAGAATTTCCCATCTTGGAGAAAAAAGAGTTTTCAGAAAACAGAGATTTTTTCTTGTCAGAAAAAGCAGATCTTTCAAAGTGCATCTTAAATAGAACAGGCGGGTCTACAGGTGAGCCTGTTAAGTTTTACATGGATAGAGAAACTGTTGAGTGGTATGAAGCAGCAAGGTATTTAGGGCTTTCGTGGTGGGGAATAAATATTGGTGACAGGTGTCTGATGCTTTGGGCATCAAGAAATGACATTGGTAGTGTTAGGAATTTAAAAAGTAGGATTAAAGAACGAATTCTAAAAAATAGACTTATTATTTCTTCATGGGATATAAACGAAAAGACTGTCAATGAAATTGCAAAAAGAATCAAGAGATTCAAACCTTTGTATATATATGCATATCCTTCTGCAGTATATAAGCTTGCATACCTTTTAAAAGAAAATGGTATAGATTTGAATTTGAAACTCAAAGGGGTTGTAACTACAGCTGAAAATTTATATGAATATCAAAGAGATTTAATTCAAGAAGTTTTTAAGTGTCCTGTAATAAACGAATATGGGGCAAGGGATGGCGGAATAATAGCGTATGAGTGTCCAAAAGGTAAGATGCATTTGATGACCTTGACAGGATTTTATGAGTTTGTGGATATCGAAGGATTAGAGAATGAAAAGAGGAAATCAATCTTGGTAACAGATCTTCACAATTATGTAATGCCAAGGCTAAGATATAGACTTGGCGATGTAATAACACTTGATGATGAAGACTGCACCTGCGGAGTAGGATTTCCAACTATTAAGGAGATAGATGGTAGGATTGATGAGATATTTGTCACAAAGAATGGAGATGTTTATGACAGTCACTTTTTCAATATATTAGCAAGAGAGATGGAAGGTGTTCTGCAGTATCAACTTGTTCAGCATGATTTAGATAATATGACGCTGAAGATTGTAAAAGGTAATGGATTTAGTGAGAGAGAGGTTGAGAAGTTTATAAAAAATATTAAAGGCAAGTTTGGAGATATTTCGATAAAAGTAGATTATGTAAATGAAATTGAATGTGGTCCTTCTGGAAAGGTTAGATATATAGTGAGAGAATACAAAATTCCAGCAAAGAAGGTTTTGATTTAA